The following are encoded together in the Misgurnus anguillicaudatus chromosome 14, ASM2758022v2, whole genome shotgun sequence genome:
- the elavl1b gene encoding ELAV-like protein 1b isoform X2: protein MAVRRGHIRYLKVCEVQSQGNEREKNAPVVKQDIYDMPNGYEDHMGDKASDAKTNLIVNYLPQNMSQEELRSLFSSIGEVESAKLIRDKMAGHSLGYGFVNYVNPSDAERAINTLNGLRLQSKTIKVSYARPSSDSIKDANLYISGLPKTMTQKDVEDMFTRYGRIINSRVLVDQASGLSRGVAFIRFDKRSEADEAIKNLNGSKPPGASEPITVKFAANPNQTKNTQMLSQLYHTQSRRFGGPVHHQAQRFRFSPMSVDHMGGVSGMNVASGSTSGWCIFIYNLGQDADEGILWQMFGPFGAVTNVKVIRDFNTNKCKGFGFVTMTNYEEAAMAIASLNGYRLGDKVLQVSFKTSKSHK from the exons ATGGCCGTCAGAAGAGGACACATAAGATATTTGAAA GTTTGTGAGGTTCAAAGCCAGGGAAATGAAAGAGAAAAGAATGCACCTGTCGTAAAG CAAGACATTTACGACATGCCAAACGGGTATGAGGACCACATGGGTGATAAGGCAAGTGATGCCAAAACCAACCTGATCGTGAACTACCTGCCCCAGAACATGAGTCAGGAGGAGCTTCGCAGTCTGTTTAGCAGCATTGGCGAGGTTGAGTCCGCCAAACTCATAAGGGACAAGATGGCGG GCCACAGTTTAGGGTACGGATTTGTTAACTATGTTAACCCTAGTGATGCAGAAAGGGCAATCAATACACTCAATGGCCTGAGACTACAGTCTAAAACTATCAAG GTCTCTTACGCCCGGCCGAGTTCTGACAGCATCAAAGATGCCAATCTGTACATCAGTGGTTTACCCAAGACGATGACACAGAAGGATGTCGAGGACATGTTTACCCGTTATGGACGCATCATAAACTCTCGTGTGCTGGTCGATCAGGCTTCAG GCCTGTCACGTGGAGTAGCTTTCATTCGGTTTGATAAGAGGTCTGAAGCAGATGAAGCTATCAAAAATCTGAACGGCTCCAAACCACCCGGTGCCTCTGAACCAATCACAGTGAAGTTTGCTGCTAATCCTAACCAGACCAAGAATACCCAGATGCTCTCTCAGCTGTATCATACTCAGTCCCGTCGCTTCGGAGGACCCGTTCACCATCAGGCACAACGCTTTAG GTTTTCACCCATGAGTGTTGACCACATGGGTGGCGTCTCTGGCATGAACGTGGCAAGTGGCTCTACCTCTGGCTGGTGTATCTTCATCTATAATTTGGGTCAGGATGCAGATGAAGGCATCCTGTGGCAGATGTTTGGTCCTTTCGGTGCCGTCACAAACGTCAAGGTCATTCGTGACTTTAATACCAACAAATGCAAAGGGTTTGGGTTCGTTACGATGACAAATTACGAGGAAGCAGCAATGGCTATCGCTAGCCTGAACGGATACCGCCTGGGGGACAAAGTCCTGCAAGTGTCATTTAAAACCAGCAAGTCTCACAAGTAA
- the elavl1b gene encoding ELAV-like protein 1b isoform X1: MAVRRGHIRYLKVCEVQSQGNEREKNAPVVKQDIYDMPNGYEDHMGDKASDAKTNLIVNYLPQNMSQEELRSLFSSIGEVESAKLIRDKMAGRSPQAQQNGHSLGYGFVNYVNPSDAERAINTLNGLRLQSKTIKVSYARPSSDSIKDANLYISGLPKTMTQKDVEDMFTRYGRIINSRVLVDQASGLSRGVAFIRFDKRSEADEAIKNLNGSKPPGASEPITVKFAANPNQTKNTQMLSQLYHTQSRRFGGPVHHQAQRFRFSPMSVDHMGGVSGMNVASGSTSGWCIFIYNLGQDADEGILWQMFGPFGAVTNVKVIRDFNTNKCKGFGFVTMTNYEEAAMAIASLNGYRLGDKVLQVSFKTSKSHK; the protein is encoded by the exons ATGGCCGTCAGAAGAGGACACATAAGATATTTGAAA GTTTGTGAGGTTCAAAGCCAGGGAAATGAAAGAGAAAAGAATGCACCTGTCGTAAAG CAAGACATTTACGACATGCCAAACGGGTATGAGGACCACATGGGTGATAAGGCAAGTGATGCCAAAACCAACCTGATCGTGAACTACCTGCCCCAGAACATGAGTCAGGAGGAGCTTCGCAGTCTGTTTAGCAGCATTGGCGAGGTTGAGTCCGCCAAACTCATAAGGGACAAGATGGCGGGTAGGTCTCCCCAAGCTCAACAGAATG GCCACAGTTTAGGGTACGGATTTGTTAACTATGTTAACCCTAGTGATGCAGAAAGGGCAATCAATACACTCAATGGCCTGAGACTACAGTCTAAAACTATCAAG GTCTCTTACGCCCGGCCGAGTTCTGACAGCATCAAAGATGCCAATCTGTACATCAGTGGTTTACCCAAGACGATGACACAGAAGGATGTCGAGGACATGTTTACCCGTTATGGACGCATCATAAACTCTCGTGTGCTGGTCGATCAGGCTTCAG GCCTGTCACGTGGAGTAGCTTTCATTCGGTTTGATAAGAGGTCTGAAGCAGATGAAGCTATCAAAAATCTGAACGGCTCCAAACCACCCGGTGCCTCTGAACCAATCACAGTGAAGTTTGCTGCTAATCCTAACCAGACCAAGAATACCCAGATGCTCTCTCAGCTGTATCATACTCAGTCCCGTCGCTTCGGAGGACCCGTTCACCATCAGGCACAACGCTTTAG GTTTTCACCCATGAGTGTTGACCACATGGGTGGCGTCTCTGGCATGAACGTGGCAAGTGGCTCTACCTCTGGCTGGTGTATCTTCATCTATAATTTGGGTCAGGATGCAGATGAAGGCATCCTGTGGCAGATGTTTGGTCCTTTCGGTGCCGTCACAAACGTCAAGGTCATTCGTGACTTTAATACCAACAAATGCAAAGGGTTTGGGTTCGTTACGATGACAAATTACGAGGAAGCAGCAATGGCTATCGCTAGCCTGAACGGATACCGCCTGGGGGACAAAGTCCTGCAAGTGTCATTTAAAACCAGCAAGTCTCACAAGTAA
- the elavl1b gene encoding ELAV-like protein 1b isoform X4, translated as MTQKDVEDMFTRYGRIINSRVLVDQASGLSRGVAFIRFDKRSEADEAIKNLNGSKPPGASEPITVKFAANPNQTKNTQMLSQLYHTQSRRFGGPVHHQAQRFRFSPMSVDHMGGVSGMNVASGSTSGWCIFIYNLGQDADEGILWQMFGPFGAVTNVKVIRDFNTNKCKGFGFVTMTNYEEAAMAIASLNGYRLGDKVLQVSFKTSKSHK; from the exons ATGACACAGAAGGATGTCGAGGACATGTTTACCCGTTATGGACGCATCATAAACTCTCGTGTGCTGGTCGATCAGGCTTCAG GCCTGTCACGTGGAGTAGCTTTCATTCGGTTTGATAAGAGGTCTGAAGCAGATGAAGCTATCAAAAATCTGAACGGCTCCAAACCACCCGGTGCCTCTGAACCAATCACAGTGAAGTTTGCTGCTAATCCTAACCAGACCAAGAATACCCAGATGCTCTCTCAGCTGTATCATACTCAGTCCCGTCGCTTCGGAGGACCCGTTCACCATCAGGCACAACGCTTTAG GTTTTCACCCATGAGTGTTGACCACATGGGTGGCGTCTCTGGCATGAACGTGGCAAGTGGCTCTACCTCTGGCTGGTGTATCTTCATCTATAATTTGGGTCAGGATGCAGATGAAGGCATCCTGTGGCAGATGTTTGGTCCTTTCGGTGCCGTCACAAACGTCAAGGTCATTCGTGACTTTAATACCAACAAATGCAAAGGGTTTGGGTTCGTTACGATGACAAATTACGAGGAAGCAGCAATGGCTATCGCTAGCCTGAACGGATACCGCCTGGGGGACAAAGTCCTGCAAGTGTCATTTAAAACCAGCAAGTCTCACAAGTAA
- the elavl1b gene encoding ELAV-like protein 1b isoform X3 has translation MVSYARPSSDSIKDANLYISGLPKTMTQKDVEDMFTRYGRIINSRVLVDQASGLSRGVAFIRFDKRSEADEAIKNLNGSKPPGASEPITVKFAANPNQTKNTQMLSQLYHTQSRRFGGPVHHQAQRFRFSPMSVDHMGGVSGMNVASGSTSGWCIFIYNLGQDADEGILWQMFGPFGAVTNVKVIRDFNTNKCKGFGFVTMTNYEEAAMAIASLNGYRLGDKVLQVSFKTSKSHK, from the exons ATG GTCTCTTACGCCCGGCCGAGTTCTGACAGCATCAAAGATGCCAATCTGTACATCAGTGGTTTACCCAAGACGATGACACAGAAGGATGTCGAGGACATGTTTACCCGTTATGGACGCATCATAAACTCTCGTGTGCTGGTCGATCAGGCTTCAG GCCTGTCACGTGGAGTAGCTTTCATTCGGTTTGATAAGAGGTCTGAAGCAGATGAAGCTATCAAAAATCTGAACGGCTCCAAACCACCCGGTGCCTCTGAACCAATCACAGTGAAGTTTGCTGCTAATCCTAACCAGACCAAGAATACCCAGATGCTCTCTCAGCTGTATCATACTCAGTCCCGTCGCTTCGGAGGACCCGTTCACCATCAGGCACAACGCTTTAG GTTTTCACCCATGAGTGTTGACCACATGGGTGGCGTCTCTGGCATGAACGTGGCAAGTGGCTCTACCTCTGGCTGGTGTATCTTCATCTATAATTTGGGTCAGGATGCAGATGAAGGCATCCTGTGGCAGATGTTTGGTCCTTTCGGTGCCGTCACAAACGTCAAGGTCATTCGTGACTTTAATACCAACAAATGCAAAGGGTTTGGGTTCGTTACGATGACAAATTACGAGGAAGCAGCAATGGCTATCGCTAGCCTGAACGGATACCGCCTGGGGGACAAAGTCCTGCAAGTGTCATTTAAAACCAGCAAGTCTCACAAGTAA
- the LOC129427946 gene encoding calcium/calmodulin-dependent protein kinase type IV isoform X1, whose product MPTSRSGACSVEYWVDGSRRDATVEDFYNMGPELGRGATSVVFRCEEKQTEKPYAVKVLKKTIDKKIVRTEIGVLLRLSHPNIIRLKEIFETETEIFLILELVTGGELFDRIVERGYYSERDAAHVIKQILEAVAYLHENGVVHRDLKPENLLYADLSIDAPLKIADFGLSKIIDEQVTMKTVCGTPGYCAPEILRGNPYGPEVDMWSVGVILYILLCGFEPFFDPRGDQYMYSRILNCDYEFVSPWWDEVSLNAKDLVSKLIVLDPHKRLSVKQALEHPWVLGKAARFSHMDTTQRKLQEFNARRKLKAAMKAVVATSRMHEGSRRRTDSCEMPNSDKTCCQSNIKKEDNLGSQNGPVPIKEDSEQVEDGAVHVQSSPSPPLHPPHKSKPATMPTRPPLIAEGHRQTSVIPKAPVVRPRVPQKSFSVEPGGKCESSPLSTTPPSPKSLSNGFTMGLEAGGSTAECQ is encoded by the exons ATGCCCACCTCTCGGTCCGGCGCGTGCTCGGTGGAGTACTGGGTCGATGGCTCGCGCCGAGACGCGACAGTAGAGGATTTCTACAACATGGGCCCAGAATTGGGCAG GGGTGCGACGTCAGTTGTGTTTCGCTGTGAAGAGAAGCAAACTGAGAAACCTTACGCTGTTAAGGTCCTGAAAAAAACG ATCGACAAGAAAATAGTGAGGACAGAGATTGGAGTCCTGCTGCGTCTTTCTCATCCAAACATC ATTCGTTTAAAAGAAATCTTTGAGACGGAGACGGAGATCTTCCTCATACTTGAGCTGGTCACAGGTGGTGAACTCTTTGACAG AATTGTGGAGAGAGGTTACTACAGCGAGAGAGATGCAGCTCATGTCATCAAACAGATCCTGGAGGCTGTGGCG TACTTACATGAGAATGGAGTTGTTCACAGAGACCTCAAACCAGAAAATCTTCTTTATGCTGACTTGTCAATAGATGCACCTCTCAAGATAG CGGACTTTGGCCTGTCTAAGATAATTGATGAGCAAGTGACAATGAAGACAGTGTGTGGGACCCCTGGTTACTGCG CCCCTGAGATTCTCAGAGGAAACCCGTATGGTCCAGAGGTCGACATGTGGTCGGTGGGAGTCATCCTTTACATTCT ACTGTGCGGGTTTGAACCATTTTTCGATCCAAGGGGGGACCAGTACATGTACAGTCGCATTCTGAACTGCGACTATGAGTTTGTCTCCCCCTGGTGGGATGAAGTCTCCCTCAATGCAAAGGATTTG GTAAGTAAGCTCATAGTGTTGGACCCTCATAAACGTCTTTCAGTGAAGCAGGCCCTGGAGCACCCATGGGTGCTTGGAAAGGCAGCACGTTTCTCTCACATGGACACAACACAGAGGAAACTACAAGAATTCAATGCTCGACGCAAACTGAAG GCTGCTATGAAAGCTGTGGTCGCCACAAGCCGTATGCACGAGGGCTCGCGGCGGCGGACCGACAGTTGCGAGATGCCCAACTCGGACAAGACCTGTTGCCAGAGTAACATAAAGAAGGAAGACAACTTGGGTTCTCAAAATGGGCCCGTTCCCATCAAAGAAGACTCTGAGCAGGTTGAAGACGGAGCTGTTCACGTCCAATCGTCCCCAAGTCCTCCCCTCCATCCTCCCCATAAATCCAAACCTGCAACCATGCCCACCCGTCCGCCTCTCATAGCAGAGGGACACAGGCAGACCTCCGTCATCCCAAAAGCTCCTGTGGTTCGGCCCAGAGTGCCCCAGAAGAGCTTCTCAGTGGAGCCTGGAGGCAAATGCGAGTCTTCACCATTGAGCACCACCCCACCCAGTCCCAAGAGCCTCAGTAATGGTTTCACTATGGGTCTAGAAGCAGGTGGGAGTACAGCTGAATGTCAGTAA
- the LOC129427946 gene encoding calcium/calmodulin-dependent protein kinase type IV isoform X2: MKTVCGTPGYCAPEILRGNPYGPEVDMWSVGVILYILLCGFEPFFDPRGDQYMYSRILNCDYEFVSPWWDEVSLNAKDLVSKLIVLDPHKRLSVKQALEHPWVLGKAARFSHMDTTQRKLQEFNARRKLKAAMKAVVATSRMHEGSRRRTDSCEMPNSDKTCCQSNIKKEDNLGSQNGPVPIKEDSEQVEDGAVHVQSSPSPPLHPPHKSKPATMPTRPPLIAEGHRQTSVIPKAPVVRPRVPQKSFSVEPGGKCESSPLSTTPPSPKSLSNGFTMGLEAGGSTAECQ, translated from the exons ATGAAGACAGTGTGTGGGACCCCTGGTTACTGCG CCCCTGAGATTCTCAGAGGAAACCCGTATGGTCCAGAGGTCGACATGTGGTCGGTGGGAGTCATCCTTTACATTCT ACTGTGCGGGTTTGAACCATTTTTCGATCCAAGGGGGGACCAGTACATGTACAGTCGCATTCTGAACTGCGACTATGAGTTTGTCTCCCCCTGGTGGGATGAAGTCTCCCTCAATGCAAAGGATTTG GTAAGTAAGCTCATAGTGTTGGACCCTCATAAACGTCTTTCAGTGAAGCAGGCCCTGGAGCACCCATGGGTGCTTGGAAAGGCAGCACGTTTCTCTCACATGGACACAACACAGAGGAAACTACAAGAATTCAATGCTCGACGCAAACTGAAG GCTGCTATGAAAGCTGTGGTCGCCACAAGCCGTATGCACGAGGGCTCGCGGCGGCGGACCGACAGTTGCGAGATGCCCAACTCGGACAAGACCTGTTGCCAGAGTAACATAAAGAAGGAAGACAACTTGGGTTCTCAAAATGGGCCCGTTCCCATCAAAGAAGACTCTGAGCAGGTTGAAGACGGAGCTGTTCACGTCCAATCGTCCCCAAGTCCTCCCCTCCATCCTCCCCATAAATCCAAACCTGCAACCATGCCCACCCGTCCGCCTCTCATAGCAGAGGGACACAGGCAGACCTCCGTCATCCCAAAAGCTCCTGTGGTTCGGCCCAGAGTGCCCCAGAAGAGCTTCTCAGTGGAGCCTGGAGGCAAATGCGAGTCTTCACCATTGAGCACCACCCCACCCAGTCCCAAGAGCCTCAGTAATGGTTTCACTATGGGTCTAGAAGCAGGTGGGAGTACAGCTGAATGTCAGTAA